CATGTAGCCGCCCAGCGAGAGGCCGGCGATCACCGCCTTGTCGGCGCCGACGGCCGCGAGGATGGCGGCCATGTCGCCGACCGTCAGCGCCTCGGAGTAGGCGGCGCGGTCCTTCGGATAGTCCGACTCGCCGTGGCCGCGCATGTCCCACACGACAACCTGGTAGCGTTCCTTCAAGTGGGCGATCTGGGCGTCCCACATGCGGCAGGTCGCGCTGTAGCCGTGGCTGAGCAGCACGGTCGGGCCGGCGCCGTGGACCTCGTAGTGGATGTTCACGCCGGCGCGGTCGAGTTTCGGCATTGGCGTTCCCCCTCGGGTTTCCGGATCATTGCGGGACGGTCGGCGCGTCCCCGGCGACCGTCGTGCGCTGCATTAGGCGCTTGTACTTCACGGTGTCGTAGGCCGTGGCTCGGTGCATCGTGGCGCGGTTGTCCCACACGATGATGTCGCCCTCGCGCCAGCGGTGCGCGTGGACCAGATCGGGCCGCGTGGCGCGCGCGTTGAGATCGGCGAGGAAGGCGCGGCCTTCCTCGACCGGCCATCCGACCACGTGCGAGGCGTGCGCGCTGAGATAGACCACCTTGCGGCCGTTGATCGGGTTCTCGCGCACGAGGCGCTGCTTGACCGGCGGCACCTCGGCGCGCTGCGCCTCCGTCAGCACGGTCGGATCGACGAGGCTGCGCGAGTGCTGGAGCGAATGCTCGCACACCAGGTCGGCGATGCGTTCGCGCAGGGCGTCGGTCAATTCCGAGTACGCGACGCGCGTGCTGACGAACTCGGTGTCGCCGCCCGCCTCGGGACATATCCGCGCCGAGAGCAGGGAGCACAGCGCGGGGATCCGCTTGAACGAGCTGTCGGTGTGCCAGAAATAGTTGGCCTTCTGATAGATCATCCGCCGGTCGCCCGGCGGGATGACCTCGCCGGTGTCGATGTCGATGTTGGACTGCCGCGCGAAGGCGGTGCCGGCGGCAGGATTGGCGCTCACCGTCGTCTCCAGCGGACCGAACAGCCGGCTGAACGCGATCTGCTTCTCGTCGTCCAGCCGCTGGTCTCGGAACAGAAGGACCGAATGCTCCTCGAACGCGGCGCGGATCTGGCCGAAGGTCGGCGTGTCGACCGGCTTCGACAGGTCGACGCCCGTGATCTCGACGCCGAATCTGGGGTGGAGCTTGCGGAAAGTCAGCGTCATGGCGGCCTCCCCGGCGCGCGTTCGATTCGTTGGCCTCGATCAAACACCGGCGGGCGCGGGCGGCCAAGCCGGCGCGGCGCGCGCCTGCTATGCGGCGCCCCGCCGGTCCGGCAGGACGCGGAAGGCCGCGCCGGCGTGGGTCGCCTTCAGCGCCGGGCCGGCGCCGAACAGCTTGTGGCGCAGCGTTCCCGCCGCGTAGTCGCGCTTGAAGACGCCGCGCTTCTGGAGCTCGGGGACGAGCATCTCCACGACGTCGACGAAATCGCCGGGCGACACGGCGAAGGACAGGTTGAAGCCGTCGGCGTCGCTCTCATCGATCCAGGTCTGGAGCGCGTCGGCGACGGTGGTCGGCGAGCCGACGATGACCGGCCCGCGGCCGCCGATGGCGCACCACTCCGCCATTTCACGAACCGTCCACGTCTGCGCCGGGTCGGCGGTGCTGAAGCTCTCGACCGCCGACTGCCCGGCGTTGGTCTTGACGTAGCGTAGCGCCTCGTCGGGCGCGTATCCGCTGAAGTCGATGCCGGTCCAGCCCGACATCAGCGTCAGGGCGCCCTCGTAGTTGAACCACTCCCGGTACTCGGCCGCCTTGCGCGCCGCCTCGGCGTCGGTCTCGCCCAGCAGCACCGTCTGCATGTTGAAGACCAGCGTGTCGCGAGGGTCGCGCCCTTCCGCCGCGAGCGCCTCGCGCAGACGCGACACGTAGGACTTCAGGATCGGCAGTGTCGGCGCGGCGGTGAACACGCATTCGGCGTGGCGCGCGGCGAACTGGCGGCCGCGGCTCGAGGAGCCGGCCTGGTAGATGACCGGCGTCCGCTGCGGCGACGGCTCGCCGATGTGGATGCCCGGCACGGTGTAGTGGCGGCCCGCGTGGGCGATCGGGTGGATCTTCGACGGGTCGGCGAAGACGCGGCCCTCGCGGTCGCGGCGCGCGGCGCCGTCCTCCCAGCTGCCCTCCCACAGCTTGTAGCAGACCTCCATGTACTCGTCGGCGACGTCGTAGCGGTCGTCGTGCGCGCCCTGCGTGGCCTGCCCGAGGTTGCGCGCGCCGCTCTCGAGGTACGACGTCACGACGTTCCAGCCGATCCGTCCCTTGGTGAGATGGTCGAGCGTCGTCATGCGGCGCGCGAACGGGTAGGGGTGCTCGAACGC
The genomic region above belongs to Rhodospirillales bacterium and contains:
- a CDS encoding TauD/TfdA family dioxygenase — protein: MTLTFRKLHPRFGVEITGVDLSKPVDTPTFGQIRAAFEEHSVLLFRDQRLDDEKQIAFSRLFGPLETTVSANPAAGTAFARQSNIDIDTGEVIPPGDRRMIYQKANYFWHTDSSFKRIPALCSLLSARICPEAGGDTEFVSTRVAYSELTDALRERIADLVCEHSLQHSRSLVDPTVLTEAQRAEVPPVKQRLVRENPINGRKVVYLSAHASHVVGWPVEEGRAFLADLNARATRPDLVHAHRWREGDIIVWDNRATMHRATAYDTVKYKRLMQRTTVAGDAPTVPQ
- a CDS encoding LLM class flavin-dependent oxidoreductase, producing the protein MSKTIRLNAFATNTPNHMGPGLWCHPRNRTDRYTDLDYWVGLAELLERGRFDGIFLADVLGVYDVYGGTTEHALRHGVQAPVNDPSLLVPAMAHATEHLGFGVTCSTAFEHPYPFARRMTTLDHLTKGRIGWNVVTSYLESGARNLGQATQGAHDDRYDVADEYMEVCYKLWEGSWEDGAARRDREGRVFADPSKIHPIAHAGRHYTVPGIHIGEPSPQRTPVIYQAGSSSRGRQFAARHAECVFTAAPTLPILKSYVSRLREALAAEGRDPRDTLVFNMQTVLLGETDAEAARKAAEYREWFNYEGALTLMSGWTGIDFSGYAPDEALRYVKTNAGQSAVESFSTADPAQTWTVREMAEWCAIGGRGPVIVGSPTTVADALQTWIDESDADGFNLSFAVSPGDFVDVVEMLVPELQKRGVFKRDYAAGTLRHKLFGAGPALKATHAGAAFRVLPDRRGAA